The following DNA comes from Ptychodera flava strain L36383 chromosome 23 unlocalized genomic scaffold, AS_Pfla_20210202 Scaffold_24__1_contigs__length_23054250_pilon, whole genome shotgun sequence.
aaatggaaaaatgtgtgactaaatggaatcttttattttttatcaaatttgccattattacacccaaaatttctgagattaaaacattaatttcatggaatatttcaactttccagtattgtcaattttgtaaaacattttataagtggcatctaagttgtacatgtcttgtacttttgaaaaaaaatattttggcaggtcactgtgctcattttttcacaatttggttaaacgtagctaggaagacacgattttcatactctctcatgattgtcattttgtgtgcttttcagctggtgcaaTTGAACTgaccagagttggataaactcaagtcggcttagactgagaaatccaaaaagttcactgatgcatttaaaaatgaatcaatttaagaacttgccctacgtatatggctctacaacctgctgattagagatagtgttgaacatttgtgtGCAGAatgacacattacatgttttttttactctgcgtgcattcctaataaatatgcggctatatggtaatttggggggggacttgaaaatttttgagggtattgaggggggaacttgaaaatttttgagggtattgaggggggatctgaaaaaaaataagatttcaatcgcgattcctccaccccccctccctcaccatttttttgaacgcggcctaagtcGAAACTAACACCCGATTGTGAATAACAAACGGCAATAAAAGTGTTTGCTGGCCTGACGCACGGCGCTagtgtttacaaaatgttaggCGATCACGTGGTATGGAACACAAGGAGTGGTGATATCACTAAGCCACGCGAGAGCGGGATTTTAAACGTGATCACTGTAACGATAGAGACGGAGAGCGTCGTAAGTAATGCATATTTATATCCGACTTACGCACATGTGTATCTGTTTTTATTGTGATGTGTGATGTACGTCCACTGTTCCTTTTGAATCCGGAGAGATATTTGTTCAAAGTCTTTTCTTCTGTTGCTTGAGCATGAGAATGTCTTTTACGATTCAAGTGGTGATGCATTAggtcagagtaaaaaaaacaaggtAATTTAGGCCTGGTGTGGCCGGACCCGGCATCGGCAGTCGATGCATCGCGCGAGCTAGCGCCAGGGCCCGAAACCACGGTCACCGCATCAAAAAGCCAGAAACGTCGAGCATTTTCCACCAACTattctttactttatttatttaccaaagtttaaAACTAGTGCATGCATAATTCGGTAAGTTTGCTTTGTCATTTATCGGCGAACAAGTCAACTATTTCGAGGTAAAGGTGACGatgcagggctcgttttcgcagcaacatCAATCATTGATCAATGATCGTTCAGTGTACAGCCGTCCGCGATGTGTACGGCCTGTTGCATCTGCTTATTtccttgctgcgaaaacgagccctgccactccgtgacgtgttctgctgggagtggtgagccctaccactccaatgaccaagctacccgagtggcagaggctacggattcgcagcaactTATTTCCCTGAAAGAGTGTTTGCATTTTGGCTAACATTTCCATCTCTAGTATTGCCTATTTCAGTCTATTTTTAAACGCATGTTCTTTGTctgcttgtttgtttttatggggggggggggaattcttataaaaatttactttcgtCGCGAGCATCACCAATATCTGAATATGACAACAAAGTCAACATACAACACAAGTGTACATGCATGGTTACGGAAATAAGATTATTTCGCAAATGAAAAAAGACAATACAACTGCAAACTATAAGTCATGTGAAGAATTTATTTACATAAGTGACCAAAATTTACCCAGTTACCCGCAACTCAATTTCGTCTCTCacgtttgtaaattttcagtgattttcgaAATGTTCAAGGGTTATGACTGTGAAGGCCaacataaacattttacataGCAGAGCCACACAGTGGTGGACATATGAATAGGCTTCCTTAGGATCAGATATTGCCAAACTGTCAGATACATTGTTCAATTGACAGGGACACTGGGTATTACAAAATGCAAGTACAAACACAGATTTACTacccttttcagtaatagagcgcgaagccactgcagtgaactgcaataaaactgctcacactaattagtttcagctgtagccagctggcaaagtcgacaacattgtatgccccatgcagacagtttgtctggggaagttgaaataaaaaggatttgtacatggaccagtgcatggtaatgttacattttatcttaatcttgaacacagggtgccaatcataaactctcatttacaactcgagcctcagacagagctagttttgcctttgtacaagcagactttttggtctttatcgagtagccttgttcaacaccaaagtggccacggctacagctgaaactaattagtgtaagcagttttattgcagtttactgcagtggcttcgcgctctattactgcaaatggttGTATATAACTAACAAAAGATGTATGATTAGAAAGAATTCATATGACTTGAGATAATCCCCCCACCcggtttttttaatttcacctcAAACTGTTCATACATCAGGCAAAATTCTACCAACTAAAACAAATTCACTTTGGGCCAAGTTTTATTTATTGACAACTGACTAAATCTACAATTGTGACACTATTGCAATGTGTAATAAAGAGTCAGCAGTAAGGTCATCTGTGCATGTTTTTGATACTTAGCAAATAACTTCAATATCAATATTCACGCTCCACATTaagttttgatttgatttgaattcACTTTCAGACATCGTCTGTATCACCTGTTTCATCTAACTCAGAAAGTACATatgaaagtgaatcaagaaGTAGAGGCAGAGGACGGGgcagagggagagggagagggagagggagagggagagggagagggagaggtaGGGGTAGGGGTGGAAGTGCTAGAGGTAGAGGTGGAACCAGAGGCAGAAGACGTAATATTCAGGGGAGTACACCACAGGCAACTGATGGCATCCAGCAGCTGGAAGAAAGGAAAACAATGCTACGTGTATgtacataaaaatatatttattcagaaatcctgaaatagtAAATAAAACACTGTCAACACAGGGTCTCGCAAGTAATATTTGtatagaagttatgaatatgatcaataaatgtcttacATTACCGGTAAGCTTGTTTTCATTATACGAACCTTACCTGTTTtcagtgtgtgcctattactttaccctagctatctgtgtatagtatttcaaagaagacAGTGTATATCTgataattgccctccctaatccccttcatcaatttgttctgccgatcatcGACACAGGGTGGGGGTGGGGTGTGTGGGGACTTATCGCCCGGACCAAATACCTcattagcagctcataaggtagtagacggactaactaggtatttggtcagggtgATAAGCCCCCCACCTCTATCCCATAtcggtgatcggcagaacaaattaatgaaggggggGTATAAGGGAGGGCAATAcacagatatggactgttttctttgaaatgctaTACtgagatagctagggtaaagtaatagacacacactagacacaggtaaagcttgtataatgaaaaacgTTTAATACAAGGCATTTATTGATCATACTCATAACTTCTGTGATGTAACATGGCAGTTTTGTCTGAGTACAACACAGGATAATCTTTTAAACATATTTGCACCTTTGTGATTGCAGGAACTTATTCAAGAAATGAGTATAGAAAGCAAAGACAACATTCTTTTGCAAATGGTTGATTACCATCCAGCTTTGGTGTTCAATTTAGTAAAACCTACAGTCTTACAGTCAGGATACCATCCACCTGAATCATCACAACATCCAAAATGGTGTATCTGTACACATTGTAGAGAAATGCCAACTGAACTGGAACGAGTATGCTGTGATAGGCTACCAGAAATGTGTATATCTCAACTAGCAGTAAGtcactctttttttttctttgagagatTACAGGCAGATAACCTCCCCTTGTAACATAAATGCAGCTtatacataaatgcaatatgacAATAGCAACTTTTccatatatttgttttgatagtATAAACAGTACCATtagtaatgtaattttcactAGACTCAGGCCCCTGCAAAGCATCATGTAAACTCAGTGGTATTTTTACATGTACTGATTATCATTGTCAGTCTTTACATTTGGAATTGCCTTTGCTAATCTGGAAACTTGACGGTAATCAATTTGTTTGCCTACTGTTGACTTCAAGTGCCAAGTTTACCTCTTCTGATTATCACACACCCCTTCCCAATTATGACAATGGCTTGGGTTAGGTGACTCAGAACTCTCTTGTAACAATTAGTCTATGGCATGACTGGGTCATCTTGAAATAATGACTAcagaaaagaatttaataatgtGTAATTTTTTCAGGATTTCAGGCTCCTTGTACTGAATGAAACTGTATTGGCAATAGCTAGAATATACAGAAGAGATGTGTTTGCGACAGATGATGGTGATGACATAAATCGTGCAAATCGCCATGGGCAGTTCACCATGTGGAGACACGGATTTCTAGGTGCTGGAAATAGGGGttatacaaaacgaagaccgaagatcgaagaccgaagaccgaagatggaagaccgaagaccgaagacccctGAATTTGGATTAAAGGCACGATGCACTCTAACCGGCAAGGACGGATCGAACGTTATAGTATTTAGTACGCAGTAATTACGCTGTTTCAGACATAATACACGCCAAATTACCATCGCATCGGAATCAAACTGAAACACTCGCCTGCGCGACTTGATAACGATGGcggctaacatttcaaacacaatacacgaagttcaaccgaaatacggcgaaatatggcccttaaataccggagaaatcacagttctttgatttgtacttttgactttgacagatacggcaagctgctagtattggtttcggattgtaattctcaaataggcgCAACTACTTTaagtttaatgtttcatatagccatttttgctatagttgttggatgaataactctctccttgacgaaatgaaataatcccgacgaaaaatggacgatttttacgagagatatgccagggtcttcgttttgtacatttggacttgaaaaacgcccaaaattagtaggtttttcttaaattactccaaaaatatacgtccaaattttgtttttggtacggaattgacttcctcccactattcttcacaaattaaaccaataccgacaatgaatagtccttaaataccggagatatcaagggtcttcgttttgtacttttgactttgacagatacggtaagccgctggcgttcgttcggattccgattcttaaataaacgtaactagtttaggttttaatgtttcatatggccatttttgctatagttgtggatgaataactctctccttgccCAATtgaataatcccgacgaaaaatggacgattttacgagagatatgccagggtcttcgttttgtacatttggacttgaaaaaggcccaaattagtaggtttttcttaaattactccaaaaatatacgtccaaattttgttttggtacggaattgacttcctcccactaatcttcacaaattaaaccaataccgacgaaatatggcccataaataccggagatatcaagggtcttcgttttgtacttttgactttgacagatacggtaagccgctggcgttcgttcggattccgattcttaaataaacataactagtttaggttttaatgtttcatatagccatttttgctatagttgtggatgaataactctctccttgacgaaatgaaataatcccgacgaaaaatggacgatttttacgagagatatgccagggtcttcgttttgtacatttggacttgaaaaaggcccaaaattagtaggtttttcttaaattactccaaaaatatacgtccaaattttgtttttggtacggaattgacttcctcccactattcgtcacaaaataaaccaataccgacaatgaatagtccttaaataccggagatatcaagggtcttcgttttgtacttttgacgtTGACGAAAGCATGATCTAGCGTTGATTACAGATTACGAatctaaaattcactgaattatatttgttttatttgttgtgaggcattttttactacatttataataataaatgcataaatgaatatcgaagagttaaataaattatttattaatattgattaacatacatacatgcatacatacatacatacatacatacatacatacagacatacagacatgcagacagatagagatagatggagaggtagatagatagatagatagatagatagattatgtatgtatatatatatatatatatatatatatatatatatatatatatataacaagctTAATGCACTTTGAacgttttttttattaaaacaaaatgaactgtCAACTTTACGCTGACCTTACATAGTCCTTTGTAAtggtaaaacatcaaatttgtaGCGATTCGAACTTCAAGATAACTACTGTATTGTGATCGGTATTATTTTACGAAGGAAAACAATTGCTTAGAACAATTAAAGCGAGGGTCATCGGTTTATGATactgttgaaacatttttacacaaggtACATGTGAACATGTTGCTTAATAAGTAATAGCATGGGTAGTACGACAGACCCTAacttggtgatgtgcattttaaTAGCCATCCTGACATCGCCGTATAAGTAACTGTGATTCTCCTTATCGCTTACAACAAATGCCAATTTGATGCGTGTTGAGACTGAGTAAAATAGTACGTTTTACATTGTAGTGCGAAACAATATACCTTTATCTGTGAGATGATTATCTATGTTCAATATTGAAGCTTACAAACACTTGCTTAGTCACTGAACTTCTCATTTGTAGCACTACAACCGTTATGAACGATCGTCCGGGTCTTGCACAGCGCCTGAAACATTTAGCACCAAAACAAGTGTCTGGATATCAAATTTTGGGTAACCCAACTGTCCCCCAAAAAAATCGTCAGCCCAAAAATTTGTCACTTTCAAATTCAGAGcaaattttactaaattttatgtaatttcagCGTTGTATATCTTGTATGGGGttttacacacaaaaaaaatcaaacacgattggaactaatttggaataattggatggtaagtaatgtctatttgatctgtaaatgtaagctcatctactttttagctacgctgtcagcgacgcggagtttatcaaataggttgattttccgtcgtcgtccgtcatccgTCAACAGTTGCCTTCTCCTcggaaaccgcaagtccgattgctttgaaattttacatgcagttcacttggggctACTTCACTTAAgttgttcaaatcgtagtgaaatttgcgtatttgcATTTAGGggcattttttcagtttttggtaaaacaatcttcttctctgaaaacacttgtccgattgctttgcaatttgatatgcagtttacttagggtgactccagtcagatttgttcaaatcgtggtgaaatttgcatatttgtatttaaggcaacttttgtcgtttttggtaaaaaatatttaaaatcttcttcttcaaaactacctgtcagTTAGCTTTGCTATTTCCCTACGGATGATCtacttcagatttgttcaaattgtgcaaaaatattcaaatttgcattttaaggcaattttgccattttaggtaaaaaattgtgtttctcaaaaagtactggtttgatagttttgaaatttggtatagaggttcctacagatcaactaatttctgatgaaatctgtaattttgtatttttcatgccaattttcattttgccatttttggtccaaagatttgtttctcaaaaactgcaaagatttgtttctcaaaaactgcaagtcgatatctttgatattggTATACAGTTTCCAAGGGGCTattgtaatatatgatatattgaaattatggtgaaatctgcaatgtttatttttggggcaatctttaccatttttggtcagaaaattttattctcaaaaaactactcgtcagatagctttggttgacatgttcctatgGATGATCTGAtgagatatattcaaattatgatgaaattgtgtatttttgcagctattttagccacttttttccgGCTACtgaattgagctatcaaagatttccaccttcttcatcaacatgtgtcaaaaatagttattctctacataaacacagcgtaGCTTTATCTtccgttaggtcgcttgtctttttaagtgacaaatgcatttgtttttatgagtaatttgtaatattgcatcaTTCCGCTATAGGGCACGtacaatttttgagaaatttgaaaaatatgaaaatccattatctcaaattagttccaatcgtgttatcaacaaaaacaatcgtCGTCCTACCTAACCAAATTTCGGAGACATGTTACAAGAAACACATAGTTGTTTAGGTCACGTACTTGGcaataacaatacaaaaaacGAATTTGTGTAACCACTCAATATATCCACAATACCATGTTAAAGTAAACATTAGTCAATTTTGATGCATGAAACAAATTCCAGTACGACCATTCGATTTATCCACTATGTGctacttaaagaggcactcccacttggtaacatttttaaaacgtattttttaatgccaacggtcgatatttgacgtggcgactgcgcgcggatcgcgagatatcgataaaaacatgtcctcaaagaagtaaaagtttgaattccggtggcccacctaaattcagcttccgaacatcgaacgttcggcactggggccattgtcaactaagctatggagtacgagtccacgctgacgctgctgtacgccacagtaccactcgcgtcggtgatcggtcatgccccatgggggaaagccgagtcttactgactcggagaaaagacggaaaacaaaagtttgctgattcagaaaatacatTCTTTGTTGGCATTTATGGATTAACATTTTAATGTGTTCATCCCAGGAGACCGTATTTGTAAGAATCAATCCAACATATTTGTATGTGTTCACTCTTTCAACCTTTTCACCCTTGATTTTTAACGGGGATGGAATTACTTTGTTTTTCCTGAAGTCGATTAACATTTCTTTTGTTTCCtttacattcaaaatcaagttatgattttaaaagaaaacaaaagaaatgttaATTGATTTCAGGAAAAACAAAGTAATTTGAATGACGAAatgaaatcacgcgtgatttaaaacttttgtcCCAATCTCGCGGGGTTGAGGTCCTTAAATGTTCTGGGTCGGGGGAGTTATCAGAAacacagaatttttttcatttggctTAATTATTTTCGAAGTTGTTGATTCATTTGGACAACAAGTGAGTTATCGATCCATAAAAAAACCAAATCCCACACATAAAACAGAATGACATAAATGATAACGTCAATTTGAGAATCGCAATAAAAACCAATATTGGTTGCTTACTCTcgtacattgtatatatatatatatatatatacatacataatctatctatctatctatctatctatctatctatctatctacctctccatctatctctatctgtctgcatgtctgtatgtatgtatgtatacatgtacgtatgtatgtatgtatgtatgtatgtacgtatgtatgtatgtatgtatgtatgtatgtatgtatgtatgtatgtatgtatgtatgtatgcatgtatgtatgttaattaatataaataaataatttatttaactcttcgatattcatttatgcatttattattataaatgtagtaaaaaatgcctcacaacaaataaaacaaatataattcagtgaattttagatTCGTAATCTGTAATCAACGCTAGATCATGCTTCTGTACCTGTCAacgtcaaaagtacaaaacgaagacccttgatatctccggtatttaagggcccttcattgtcggtattggttattttgtgacgaatagtaggaggaagtcaattccgtaccaaaaacaaaatttggacgtatatttttggagtaatttaagaaaaacctactaattttgggccttTTTCAaatccaaatgtacaaaacgaagaccctggcatatctctcgtaaaaatcgtccatttttcgtcgggattatttcaattggtcaaggagagagttattcatccacaactatatcaaaaatggccatatgaaacattaaaacctaaaatagtggcatttatttgaaaatcggaatcCTAAACTAATGCCAGCGGCAAGTACCGTATAcgagtctgtcaaagtcaaaagtacaaaacgaagacccttgatatctccggtatttaaggactattcattgtcggtattggtttaatttgtgacgaatagtgggaggaagtcaattccgtgccaaaaacaaaatttggacgtatatttttggagtaatttaagaaa
Coding sequences within:
- the LOC139124725 gene encoding uncharacterized protein, with the translated sequence MLGDHVVWNTRSGDITKPRESGILNVITVTIETESVTSSVSPVSSNSESTYESESRSRGRGRGRGRGRGRGRGRGRGRGRGRGGSARGRGGTRGRRRNIQGSTPQATDGIQQLEERKTMLRELIQEMSIESKDNILLQMVDYHPALVFNLVKPTVLQSGYHPPESSQHPKWCICTHCREMPTELERVCCDRLPEMCISQLADFRLLVLNETVLAIARIYRRDVFATDDGDDINRANRHGQFTMWRHGFLGAGNRGYTKRRPKIEDRRPKMEDRRPKTPEFGLKARCTLTGKDGSNVIVFSTQ